The DNA segment CCTCCGCCATGTGTTCGGCATGTTACCGATGCCCCCACGTGGGGTCAAGGTTCGCCCAGTGGCGAGGCGCGCATCTTCCTGTTTGCGTCGGCCGGGCGGGGTTCGCTGAATTGCTGAGGATCGTCGCGGATCGTGGGTGGCCCGGGTCTGATTGCCGAGCTCACGCGCCGCGCGCCGTTCCTGCTGCGATCCCGAGGAAGCGCAAGAGCTCGGCCGCGGTCTCCGCGGGCTTTTCCACCATCGGGATGTGCCCGACGTTTGGCATCACCACGACCTTGGCATCGGGCATGACGGAGCCGAGGATCCGGGCGCCGGAAACGTGCACGAGGCGATCCCGGGCTCCCCACACGATCAGCGCCGGCACGGACAGGCCCTTGACCGTCGCCTCGAGCGCGAGCGGATCTCCATTCAAGTCGGCGGAGATCTTCTCGTTGAACGGACGGTTCCGCACTCCTTGCTCGGCCAGGTAGCGCGCGATCGGCCGGGGGATGTAGGGGCGCTCGACGAAGACGAAATCGAGCAGCCGCTCGAAGCCGTCGGCGTCGCGTATGAACAGTGGATTCTCGCCCCTGGCCATGAGTTCCTGGAGCTCGCTCGGCTCCGCCGAGCGCACACCACCCGGCGCGAGCAGCCACAGGGTCTTCACCTCATGCGGGTAGCGCGCCGCGTAGGCGCCCGCGATCGTGCCGCCCATCGAGTTGCCCCCGAGGTGAAAGGAGTCCAACCGGAGCGCCTGCGCGAACGCGTGGACGCGCTCGACCTGATCGCTGATCGCGTAGCGGGCGTTCGGGTCGCGCGTGCTGTCCCCGAAGCCCGGCAGGTCCGGCGCAATGACGCGGAGGTGCGGCGTCAGGTACTTGG comes from the Deltaproteobacteria bacterium genome and includes:
- a CDS encoding alpha/beta hydrolase, with amino-acid sequence MDAAGLHIEYLSGGRGDAIVLLHGFSADKSNWVRVAKYLTPHLRVIAPDLPGFGDSTRDPNARYAISDQVERVHAFAQALRLDSFHLGGNSMGGTIAGAYAARYPHEVKTLWLLAPGGVRSAEPSELQELMARGENPLFIRDADGFERLLDFVFVERPYIPRPIARYLAEQGVRNRPFNEKISADLNGDPLALEATVKGLSVPALIVWGARDRLVHVSGARILGSVMPDAKVVVMPNVGHIPMVEKPAETAAELLRFLGIAAGTARGA